Within the Pagrus major chromosome 4, Pma_NU_1.0 genome, the region TGGGTGGCTATCCCTAGCTAgctgctttccttttttttaagtctcCTTTTCTCTTATCTTGTTAGTCAGGTTTCAAGCAGCAAGGAGAGTAAGGTTTCAACCCTGTCTGTAAGCTGAGCAATATCGTTTTACTGAGACACATAAAAGCCCCAGAAGTGTTCCCTAAATAGACATCCAACagaaatactgtacatactaTGGGAGAAGGCACACTATGTTGCGCAATTGTTAGCCCATTTTTGTAATTCAGTAATCCACATTGTATATTTTTCATCCATGTGAATAATTGTAGGCATACATTGGACACGGTCTTGTTTAATCAAGCCTCTTTTACCATTTTAAGATAAAGCCAAATCATATCTTGGCATTTATAAACCAGCTGTGTCCCATTTTCCCATCctgttaaattaaattcacaTGCATTTGTACAGGCAGTAGTTGCCTAGCTAGGAGGGTTTCTTGATAATGCCTGGTCCTAGCGCCCCATCTGAATTTAGGTTTGTGCTACCTGTTGTCTGATTCATGTCAGACATGAGCAGGCCAGATGCTGCCACTGATGATGAATCTTGTATCAGAGACTCTGGCCTTGTATGTCGTTTAGTAGCAGTCCTCTGCATGTGAGCATCAGGGTAATAACCGCCTTCCTGGTTCCCCCTCTTGTAAACTAAGCCTGGAAAAGCTAGCGTAGCACTTTCTCTGTTCTGCTGTTCGAAAGACATGTTTGGACTGCCTCTGTGGTTCCTGCTGTTAAAAGTCCTCGCAGAAGGAATGTGTCTAAATGGCAAATGCTTCGGAGAACGTGAGAGTGTATCAAAGAGGGGTGGGGGCACATTAGCTGTAAGTGTTCACAGATGTTAGTGAAAGTTCATCAGCTCTGTTCTTGTGACTGGAAAAATCTTTTCCTGGAATGCCTTTAGCCACCGGAAGTGTGAGCCGCCATGCTCCCTTCTTGCCTTAtttacttgtgtgtttgtggctttGAGCAATGCAGCCAGAATGAGAGAGGCCCATCTacttctctgctgctgtctctttaCTGGCACATGTTTCTATTCCTCTCTTCATGGTAGGAGTCTGTATTGTTTGCTAGCGTTTTCTTGCCGTAGGCTGTGGGAGTTGTTCCCCCTCAGTCATGTGTAGCTTTACCCTCCGTGAGGGTCATCAGATGGTATGCTGCCACTGAAAATAATTGCTGGGTGTGTCTTTGTGGAGCAGCTGCTTTTGTCCAGTAGCACCGTGTCTCCAGTAAGcctggcaggcaggcaggcatgTGGTGACCTTGGCAAGGCCACGTTGAATTGAAATGTAAACCAACTATTTCGTAATAACTGTGGTCCTGCCAAGTCAcaccctctttcctctctcctcaacTGGGGCTGATTGGcttggagacagacagacataaacacactgcTTGTTGGCCCCTCCCTTCCTCAAGGGGCAGCTGGGTAATAACACAAAAGTCTACTACTACCAAACCTCTCACATACTGGACTACAGTATGTAATGTgagcaaacatgttttgttttttacagaggTTTATTATGATAATAggcatgtacatttttttgcagtgaaagGAAAAGTAATACTTTTTTAATCCTTATTTACCACCTAAAGAATagatttatacttttttttttcatttaacatgCTTTTGAAAATGGTCAAAATAgaatttattttagtttttaatggaAACAATATggtatattttaatttaattttgcttcgcttctctctctttcattgcAGAAAAACCAGGTCCAGAGAGGAAGCGCATTAAAAAGGAGCCCACCAACACCCGGAAGGCGGGCTTGCCGTTTGGAATGGGGATGCCAGGGATCCGGGCTGGGTACCCCCTCTCTGAGCGGCAGCAGGTGGCCTTGCTCATGCAAATGACAGCTGAGgagtccgtcaacagtccaggtGCGTGCTTATCATGGAGGCCACGTCTTGTGTGGACGAGGAAAGAGGGATGAGAGGGAGCTTAAtatgtagagtgtgtgtgtgtgtgtgtgtgtgtgtgtgtgtgtgtgtgtgtgtgtgtgtgtgtgtgtgtgtgtgtgtgtgtgtgtgtgtgtgtgtgtgtgtgtgtgtgtgcgtgcgtgtgtgtgtgtgcgcacgtgcgTGTGCAATGAAGGTGGGCTTGAAGAAGCTGAGCAGGGTCTGCGACATGGagttgattgtttttgtttattttctggaAGTTGAGCACGTTGaggcttttttttgtccaatcaTAGTCACACTCACTCTGGACAGGATAAGTTGCTTAATTGAATCTTGTTATCAACATTAATTCTCATTACAGCTGTGATTAAAAACCTATGCGGTCAGTCAGAAAGTGGTTGTTTGGTCTTAGCAACAATAAATGCCTGCAGTGGTGGAAGTATTTCTTTATGCAGTATGGGGCCATCAAAGGAAATGAAACCAACTCTCTGTTAGTCCAGAACAAATGTTGCAATCTCAGCATCCAAAGCAAAAAGGCCTGCCagcattttgcttttgtttatttattgtctaATATTCTCTCTTATAAGATGATTATTCATAAAATGCTTCTTCTTCACTAATAATTGGTCAACAATTCATATTTCAGTAAATGTTATAATAATAGATACCTAAAATAGCATTATTGTTGCAAGATTGTACTTTTCCTCTTACTGTTGACATTTGAGATTATTTGGTGAGGACCAATGCAtagcaagctttatttatatattaactCCTTTGTTGCATGCCTGAAGGCATGGATGTTGTTTAAGTGAGTGCGTTTCAAATATCATTTGGGACAATAGCTGTGCAAACtcaataatgtaaatgtgattaagGCTTGAGTTTAATCTTGTAAATGTGATGAAATGAGCTCAAGTGAAGTAGGTCCAACCACTCTGCTGTCAATTGTTGGTGTAAGATTGCCCCCTTCTGGCTATGAGCACCTCATACAAACTTTAATTGTAGTGGTACACAAAATAGAAATGATAcaagaatttttaaaaataaatgtgccaAAAAAACTGTTCTTGTATTGAAATTAAGTGTATATTTCCTACTTGCAGACACAACACCAAAGCATCAGTCACAGTCCAGTCTGGGTCAGAAGGGAACGCCAAACTCTGCATCTAAAACCAAAGACAAAGTGAATAAACggaatgagagaggagagactcGGCTGCACAGAGCAGCAATCCGTGGAGAGGTACGCCGCATCAAGGAGCTCATCAGTGAGGGAGCTGATGTGAATGTAAAAGACTTTGCAGGTGAGAGACTCTTTGTATCAACTGTCCCTTGTTTTGTGAACGTTGCAAAACGTAGTCATTCATATGTTGCACACATCTCTCACACAGTaaattttcttatttttaggCTGGACTGCATTGCATGAGGCGTGCAACAGGGGGTACTATGATGTGGCTAAGCAGCTGCTGGCAGCCGGAGCAGAGGTCAACACCAAGGGTCTGGATGATGACACCCCTCTACATGATGCATCCAACAATGGACATTTCAAGGTAAAGTATAGCCAATCAAGACAGCTCCCGTCTGAATGAACTTAACAATTTTAGCaaaatattaaagaataaaataacatacacacagaagCAGTTACcagaaaatcctgaaaatggaAACGGTTCTGCTGGTAGAGACAGTTTATAGTCTTTCTCTTGAGATCAttactctgcctctctgtgaaGCTTAGTCATGGCTCATGTATATGACTATGTAAACTTTGACTTCTAAATTCTAAACCACAAGAAAACTTGTTAATATTACCTCTGAAATTGCAATTTATAGTagtttaaaattttattttattttatttgtttcaggTGGTTAAGCTACTTTTGCGGTATGGAGGGGACCCACGTCAAAGTAACAGGAGAGGTGAAACACCATTGAAGGTTGCCAACTCTCCGACTATGCTGAATCTTTTGCTGGGGAAAGGCACCTACACCTCAAGTGAAGAAAGTTCATCAGGTATGTAATATGAAATCAAATTATACGGTTTTTTCGATTTATGTTAGGTACTAGTAAAAAATTGAGGTGTATATGTTGATATGTGTAGTGACTGTGCCTTTTTTTGACTCCCTACAGAATcttcagaggaggaagatgcCCCCTCGTTTGCCCCTTCCAGCTCTGTCGATGGCAATAACACAGACTCTGAGTTTGAGAAGGGCCTGAAGTCGAAAGGGAAAACCGCCGACCCTCCGAAATCTGCTGTCACACCCGTCAAAGATGAATACGAATTTGATGAGGACGATGAGGAGGAGCGCGTCCCTCCTGTGGATGATAAACACCTCTTGAAAAAAGACTTCCGTAAGGATCCGGTCACCAAGGCCAACAGCTTCATCTCCATACCCAAGATGGAGGTCAAAACCTATTCCAAAAGCAACTCGCTCACACCAAAGAAAACTGTCAGGCGGATCATCTCTGACAGTAACAGTTCAGACGAGGATGATAGGACGTTGTGTTTCACGCCAGCGCCTACGCCGCGGCAACAAGCCcagcaaacaaatacaaagactAGAGACTCTGGCAGCATGAGCTCTAAacaacagaaagacaagaaTAAAGTCAAAAAGAAGCGGAAGAAGGAGAGTAAAAATAACGTCAGTAAAGAAGTCAGGTTTGGCAAAGTCAATGACAAATTCTGTACATCTGACTCTGATTGTGGGGATATGGAGAGTGAGGATGATAAGGGCTCAAATAGTATAAAGGACTCTTCTGCAACGAGCCTGAAAGAATCCCCTGGCTTTAacgcatcctcctcctcttcccatGGAAACTTGAACTCTCAGAAACAAGTACCATCATTAGCAGAACAGCATCCAAAGCAGTGGAGGACAGATGGCTGGAAGACTGTGTCATCTCCTACATGGTCAGACGTCAGTTCTCTCTCAGATTCAGTCAGAACGAGACTTTCCAGTGAGTCTGACTACTCCTCTGCTGATTCCAGTGTGGAGTcaataaaacaagttaagaGGAAAGCGCAGGAgaacaaaaagaagaataaCAATGTGCACAGTAACACAGTAGAGAAGAAAAATTCAGAGCTCTACAAAAACTCCAATGCAGACAGTGCTGTCTCCAAAACAGATGTAGATGGCAAAGTGCTGAAAAAGCATAAAGTGAAGCACAAGCACAAAAATAAGGAAAAGGACAAAGCTCCGAGTCTAGTTCTTAATCAAGACATGAATGAGAAATTTGTCAAAAGCTATTCTTTTGACTTCGATGATTCAAGGCAGAAGTCCCTAATTGTTGAGTCGGAATCGCCAGCAGAGAGCAAAGTCAAGTTATCGAAACATGACAAAGACCATTCAAAAAAGGAGGACAGGCTTTCGAAAAGCAAGTCTGAGGACAAGGATTGGTCATCTGGAAAAGACCTGCATCGATCaacaaaggaggagaaaaataagaaaacaaaagactcCACCAAGGACAAGGCAAataaggaggagagggagaagccGGCAAAATCTGACAaggacagaaacatgaaggagaaggagaagccCAAGGAGGATAAACAAAAGGCtcacaaagaggagaaaaagaaaaagtccaaGGAGAAGTCATCCTCCAAGGCAGACAGGAAAAGTgagcagaaagaagaaaaacatctaaaGGTGGACAAGGAGAAAAACAccaaggaggagaaggagaaatgtaaaaaagacaaatcacaGAAGGAAGAGTCTGAGTATGAAGGCTATGACGTTAACAACCGCTTCCTCAACCTGGAGGACACAAAGCTCAGTGCCTCAGATGATCATCATGACAGATGGGGCTCTGAGATGTcctctgactcctctctgtatggAGATGACAGCTGGGATGCTCCTGTAAAAGAGTACAAGGAATACAAAGCAAACAATTCTGTTAAACTGATTGTTGAGACTGTTAAGGAAGAGAcgaggagaaaagaaaacaaagtcaaagacAAGAAATCAGATCACAATGAGAAAAGATCAGATAAAGAAGCCACTTctaagaagaaagagaaagactcttcagaaaagacaaatgaaaagaaaaaagactggtcagaaaaacaaaaattaaactCCAGTCACTcagttgaaaaagaaaagaagcggAAGGAGTCTACGGAAACAGTCAAAGACAAGAAAGACAAGGACTCTTTAGACAACAGCCGGGATCGTAAAGACTCGTATGAGTTCATGAAGGAAAGGAAGGATGTTAAAATCAAGCAGGAATCTATAAGAGATGAATATGGCACTGATACCTTCTTCAAAGAAATTGATGCTGTCGGTAAATCGTGTGATATCAGAGAAAGAAACCACTCtggaaaggagaaagaaaagaagggcGAGGGAGTGGAAAAGCGAGAAAAGACTAAAGCTGACAAgcacaaagagaaaataaaagacagaggAGCTGATCTGGAGAAGGATAAGAGCGAGAAAAGCTCCACTGAAAAAACTGTCAAGGACAAGGATGCAGACCGGGGCACCAAAGACAAGAAGGAGGGAgccaaagacaaacacaaagagtcTCATGGCAAAGACAAAGATCGAAAGATGTCTTCAGAACAGACCAAGGACAAGAAAGAAAAGGCCTCTCAAGACAAACATACTGATAGGGAGAAGGATTTCTTGGAGgtaaagaaagaggaaagaaaacctgaaaaaatCCGGGAGAAAACTTGGTACAAGATCGCTGACATATTCACAGAtgaaagtgatgatgatgaggacaGTTACAATGGTGGTGTTGGACTTGTGTCTGACTCCATCAGAAAAGACTCAACACCTGATCAGGATGAGCTGGATCACTTCCCTtcagaaaaaatgagaaaatcttCTGCAGAGGCTAAACATAACACAGAAAAGGCGAAAGACaaagaacacaaagaaaagaagaaagagaaagccacATTTGACACAGGTAAAGAGAGGAAAGGCTCCctagagaaacacaacaaagacaagaaagatTCTGTAGATGCGAAACATAAGGAAAGGAAAGATAGGATGTCAGTGGACTCAAACCAAGACAAGAAAAATAAGCAGAAGCTGTTGGACAAAAGGGACACCAGtgaggaaaagacaaagagcaaATATAAAGACAAGCTGGACCACTCTAAGGAAAGGAAACTCTCAAAAGGCAGTGGTGAGAATGAAAAGTCCCTCTTGGAAAAactggaggaggaagctatGAATGACTACAAGGATGACTCCAATGACAAGAACAGTGAAATCTCTTCGGATAGTTTTACTGACCGAGGTCATGAGCCAGTCCTCACTGCTTACTATGACTCCATCAGCCTGACCGATGTGTCTGAGGACAGGAGAGACTCCCTGTCCATATCTACACCCCAGGACAagttcagagagaaagagaggcatcGGCATTCCTCTTCATCTTCGTCCAAGAAAAGCCATgacaaggagaaagaaaaggtcAAGAAGGACAAAGGAGACAAACGTGACAAGACAGAAGACATCAGAGACTCCTACAGCCGCAGAGAGAGCCTACCTTTTGAGAAAGAGCCCATGCCTCTAGAGGCAGACCCTTACACATTCCCATATGGAGGTAAGGGAGACGGCGAAGACGATTTTGATAAAACATTagaatttgaaaaagaaatgtccaaaaaggacaaagacaaagCAACTGGTGTCATCAGTGACAGAAtgaaggacaaaaagaaaaaggagaaacataaggaaaaaattaaggaagagaaaaataagTACATCGATGGCTTTGGGTCATTTAAACACTCCAAAGAGGATGCAAAGTCAGGGTTGAAAGATAGCCCACAGGTCACCGTACTGAAAGACAGATCAAAAGAGGATAGTCCTAAATTTGatatgaaaaaagacagaaatcgAGATACATTGGACAAAGACAACAGAATGGACCACAGTAAATCTAAGGCTaaggatgaaaatgaaaagctcTCTCAGTCCAAAGACACCGTGCGGAAAGATAACCGTCCACGTGAAAAACTATTGGTGGATGGTGATTATCAAATGACAAGTTTTGGTCAGATGTTGAGTCTAAAAGACCAGGAGATAGAGGAGCGCCACAAGAGGCATAAAGAAAGGATGAAGCAGATGGAAAAGCTGAGACCCAAGTCTGGAGACCCTAAACTCAAGGACAAAACCAAGTCCACAGAGGAAGTACGGAAAAACCGCAGTGAGCTGTCGAAGAAATCCAACAGTCTGGAGTCTGGTCTTAAAGAGAAGAAGCTGAAGGACGTGGGTCTCCCGGCTCAAATGATGTCCCCTGGCAGGAAGTTCCAGCCTACTGACAGTCAAAACTCAAAGGACTGGCTGGCCAGCCACCAAATGAAGGAGAACCTCCCAGCGTCTCCCAGGCCAGATCAAAACAGGCCCACTGGTGTCCCCACACCAACATCTGTCATCTCCTGCCCCAGCTTTGAGGAAGTAATGCAGACTCCACGTACCCCATCTTGTAGTGCAGAGGATTACCCTGACATTATGTTGGATGGGCTGGACTGCCAGAACTCATCAGCTATGACTATGTCAATGAATGCCTGCTCCCCATCCTTCTTTGAAAGGTATTTAAACGTACATTGGGTTATTGTTTTGATcatttgaagtattttatagtctgttttaatgtgatattttctaatgtcttgtttttctgttttccaccCAGCAGGTACTCAAACTCCCAGAGTTTCCAGGAGGGCACCTGCCCGACCCCTGCGAAGAACCTCCAGCTGCCACTCATCAGCCGTTCTGCATCCTCTGATGTCCGCAGGCCTCTGGAGGAGGAGTTCAAGGCTGAGGCTGACAAGTTCCTTCGACAGCAGAGTGATCCAGCAGCTGAATTTGATCCCTCACATTCCTCCCAAACTCTTGAGGACAAATCAGCAACTGTGGATAGGCTGGAGTGCCTCTCATCTCCGTATTTCTCCCCAATTAGAATCTTGTCCCCTCGACGGGAGCCAGCTCATCCCACACCAGATGTGGCAGCACCAACTCTTGCCGCCACTGAGTGTAATGAACACCTTCCTGAAACTGTATACAACAGTTTCTTGCCCAAACCCTCTACACCAGTTCACAGACCAGACCCCCAGGAGCCCTGCTTCGACATAGCAGCACCACCAACCCCAGCTCCTGCTGCTTTGCCGCCTCTGGACATCGATGACATCTCTGAGCCCCACCATAGTGAGCCTAACCTGGTCCTCTCAGATCTTCCCTCTGTCACAGAAGaacaggagcaggaagaggaggaggaggaggaggaagaggaggaggaggaggaggaggatgaggaggaagaagttgACATGGGTGATACGGATGAGAGAGCTGAAGGAGACCACTGTGCAGTGGAGGAGCCAGAGCAAACAAGGGAGCAATGTTCCTTCTCACCTCAAGTTGAGGACCCTCTGAGGAAGAGTTGGCCAGCTGAGTCTCCAGACCGGCAGGATCCAGAAGTCCAGCCCATCTCCCCTGAACCCTCTGCACCCAACCATGGAGAGAACTGTTTTGATCACAGCATGGGGTGGAACCCTGATATGGACCTCAAATCTCCCCATAGGACATACGGGGAGATCGAGGCTGCTGTCTCCAAAATAACCAGCCCTTACTCCCATTCAGACAATGACATGCAGCACTTGACTGGACACCCTTCTATAACTCCACCTTATGCCACCTGGAATAGGTGGCACAAAGAAGACCCAGAGGACCTGGAGGATCCGGAGGACCCGGAGGACCCggaggacccagaggacccagaggacccgGAGGACCCGGAGGACCCggaggacccagaggacccagaggacccagaGGACTTTGATGAGCAGAAGGAAGCTGTGGCTGACATCCCCTCTCCAGAGAGGGCTGACACAGCTATTGATGGAGAACCCAACTATCTAAACACCTCATCATCCTCCAATAGGCTGGAGTCTTTCTTCCAGGAATGTAACAAGCCTGGCGCAGAGGGCAGTCACCAGATGGACACTGACTCAACATGTGAAGAACCAGATAGCAGGCAGACCACACACAGCTTCAGTGCTACCACTGAGGGCCACATGGCTCCAGCTGTGGGCCCTGAGCCTGTGGTGCCCTGGGCGGACCCTTTCTCGGCTGATGCGGATGAATTGGATGACCTGGGACCGTTCTCATTGCCTGACCTTCCTCTACCAGACAAGGCAGAGGAAGCAGAGTCTCGACACCCAGAACAAGCTGACCACAACAAGACTGTGCAGACCCACATTAGACATACCATTACAGAGAGAGATGATCCAGATATAATGGAGGTGGACTTACCAAGCCTGGCCAAGACTACCTGTCCTGCTGGAGACCTAGGTTTAGGAGAACCTACCGGACAAGACTTAGTCGTACCATCACCACACGCCAACTTCCAGCAAGAGTTGGACCCTGAGCCTCAGAGTGTGCCAATTaacacctctctgtctcttaccCAACAACAGGGCAGCATGTTAGAAAGAACAGGACCTTATGGAGGATCTGATGAGTCTGATCCCAGCATGTTGTATTCATCTGTGAAACCTGATGCCAGTCagcaacatcaccaccactcCCTCACTGAGTCGTTGCAGTTACCCATGGATTCAGTGTCTGTTGTCAAAGCAGAGGTGAGACAGGAGGAGATGCCTGAGCCCGTAGCAGAACCTGTGTCATGCAGTCCTCTTCCTCCACTCCCAATGGCAGTCACCCTCTCCAGCACAGTGGAACTACCAGACACTCAGGAGACCACATCCAAGCTAACACCGGTAACCCT harbors:
- the ankrd11 gene encoding ankyrin repeat domain-containing protein 11 isoform X1, with protein sequence MPKGGGSKTPQLDHFPLNTDMVEKQGGKKDKVLSNKTPKLDRSDGVKEMKEKAPKRKLPFTAGANGDQKDSDSEKPGPERKRIKKEPTNTRKAGLPFGMGMPGIRAGYPLSERQQVALLMQMTAEESVNSPDTTPKHQSQSSLGQKGTPNSASKTKDKVNKRNERGETRLHRAAIRGEVRRIKELISEGADVNVKDFAGWTALHEACNRGYYDVAKQLLAAGAEVNTKGLDDDTPLHDASNNGHFKVVKLLLRYGGDPRQSNRRGETPLKVANSPTMLNLLLGKGTYTSSEESSSESSEEEDAPSFAPSSSVDGNNTDSEFEKGLKSKGKTADPPKSAVTPVKDEYEFDEDDEEERVPPVDDKHLLKKDFRKDPVTKANSFISIPKMEVKTYSKSNSLTPKKTVRRIISDSNSSDEDDRTLCFTPAPTPRQQAQQTNTKTRDSGSMSSKQQKDKNKVKKKRKKESKNNVSKEVRFGKVNDKFCTSDSDCGDMESEDDKGSNSIKDSSATSLKESPGFNASSSSSHGNLNSQKQVPSLAEQHPKQWRTDGWKTVSSPTWSDVSSLSDSVRTRLSSESDYSSADSSVESIKQVKRKAQENKKKNNNVHSNTVEKKNSELYKNSNADSAVSKTDVDGKVLKKHKVKHKHKNKEKDKAPSLVLNQDMNEKFVKSYSFDFDDSRQKSLIVESESPAESKVKLSKHDKDHSKKEDRLSKSKSEDKDWSSGKDLHRSTKEEKNKKTKDSTKDKANKEEREKPAKSDKDRNMKEKEKPKEDKQKAHKEEKKKKSKEKSSSKADRKSEQKEEKHLKVDKEKNTKEEKEKCKKDKSQKEESEYEGYDVNNRFLNLEDTKLSASDDHHDRWGSEMSSDSSLYGDDSWDAPVKEYKEYKANNSVKLIVETVKEETRRKENKVKDKKSDHNEKRSDKEATSKKKEKDSSEKTNEKKKDWSEKQKLNSSHSVEKEKKRKESTETVKDKKDKDSLDNSRDRKDSYEFMKERKDVKIKQESIRDEYGTDTFFKEIDAVGKSCDIRERNHSGKEKEKKGEGVEKREKTKADKHKEKIKDRGADLEKDKSEKSSTEKTVKDKDADRGTKDKKEGAKDKHKESHGKDKDRKMSSEQTKDKKEKASQDKHTDREKDFLEVKKEERKPEKIREKTWYKIADIFTDESDDDEDSYNGGVGLVSDSIRKDSTPDQDELDHFPSEKMRKSSAEAKHNTEKAKDKEHKEKKKEKATFDTGKERKGSLEKHNKDKKDSVDAKHKERKDRMSVDSNQDKKNKQKLLDKRDTSEEKTKSKYKDKLDHSKERKLSKGSGENEKSLLEKLEEEAMNDYKDDSNDKNSEISSDSFTDRGHEPVLTAYYDSISLTDVSEDRRDSLSISTPQDKFREKERHRHSSSSSSKKSHDKEKEKVKKDKGDKRDKTEDIRDSYSRRESLPFEKEPMPLEADPYTFPYGGKGDGEDDFDKTLEFEKEMSKKDKDKATGVISDRMKDKKKKEKHKEKIKEEKNKYIDGFGSFKHSKEDAKSGLKDSPQVTVLKDRSKEDSPKFDMKKDRNRDTLDKDNRMDHSKSKAKDENEKLSQSKDTVRKDNRPREKLLVDGDYQMTSFGQMLSLKDQEIEERHKRHKERMKQMEKLRPKSGDPKLKDKTKSTEEVRKNRSELSKKSNSLESGLKEKKLKDVGLPAQMMSPGRKFQPTDSQNSKDWLASHQMKENLPASPRPDQNRPTGVPTPTSVISCPSFEEVMQTPRTPSCSAEDYPDIMLDGLDCQNSSAMTMSMNACSPSFFESRYSNSQSFQEGTCPTPAKNLQLPLISRSASSDVRRPLEEEFKAEADKFLRQQSDPAAEFDPSHSSQTLEDKSATVDRLECLSSPYFSPIRILSPRREPAHPTPDVAAPTLAATECNEHLPETVYNSFLPKPSTPVHRPDPQEPCFDIAAPPTPAPAALPPLDIDDISEPHHSEPNLVLSDLPSVTEEQEQEEEEEEEEEEEEEEEDEEEEVDMGDTDERAEGDHCAVEEPEQTREQCSFSPQVEDPLRKSWPAESPDRQDPEVQPISPEPSAPNHGENCFDHSMGWNPDMDLKSPHRTYGEIEAAVSKITSPYSHSDNDMQHLTGHPSITPPYATWNRWHKEDPEDLEDPEDPEDPEDPEDPEDPEDPEDPEDPEDPEDPEDFDEQKEAVADIPSPERADTAIDGEPNYLNTSSSSNRLESFFQECNKPGAEGSHQMDTDSTCEEPDSRQTTHSFSATTEGHMAPAVGPEPVVPWADPFSADADELDDLGPFSLPDLPLPDKAEEAESRHPEQADHNKTVQTHIRHTITERDDPDIMEVDLPSLAKTTCPAGDLGLGEPTGQDLVVPSPHANFQQELDPEPQSVPINTSLSLTQQQGSMLERTGPYGGSDESDPSMLYSSVKPDASQQHHHHSLTESLQLPMDSVSVVKAEVRQEEMPEPVAEPVSCSPLPPLPMAVTLSSTVELPDTQETTSKLTPVTLNTVSTTPVDIPKKMDEIPQRMTRNRAKNNPSIAAAAAVAVVPPTSSVLTSSATATPVTISPAVSINPIPTRTPTPTSTSSLTAPKKEKESVLSVSSSASNSTTAVSVPTSVTTSASVVLSKTTKGRPLPMEEEESQTQHPRKRKFPRSAGQQVQVQLVNTAMQQTREMIQQTLAVVVNAIKLDDIEPYHSDRSNPYFEYLQIRKKIEEKRKILCYITPQAPQCYAEYVTYTGSYLLDGKPLSKLHIPVIAPPPSLSEPLKELFRQQEAVRGKLRLQHSIEREKLIVSCEQEVLRVHCRAARTIANQAVPFSACTMLLDSEVYNMPSESQGDENKSVRDRFNARQFISWIQDVDDKYDRMKTCLLMRQQHEAAALNAVQRMEWQLKVQELDPAVHKSLCVNEVPSFYVPMVDVNDDFVLLPA